From a region of the Halorubrum sp. BV1 genome:
- a CDS encoding intein-containing adenosylcobalamin-dependent ribonucleoside-diphosphate reductase, translating to MSSDGVAADELELPIKRTTGETMEERLTANAYHNILPARYLRKNADGEAIEDPEELFDRVARNVALAEAVFEAEKQGVEITVTPDQLKPDHPRRDELAEDVFGAGVTADDEAETTLTAHNVNKFAYDTIVPELPESVRDHVEATADRFRDGMESLSFMPNSPTLMNAGDELQQLSACFVDSPADDITDIHQTAKEAAEVFQSGGGMGYAFWKLRPYGDSVGSTGGIASGPITFMRTFDQMCETIAQGGARRGAQMGVMRVSHPDVIQFIHSKNKDVSLAHSLRLNDPDDFTHNSFADALEEARELIDEDGRVPEHLRNAVEGHLSNFNISVGVTDDFMEALYNDEEFTFTNPRTEEPHIATPETKEIYDMFGLGEYVEVGEELSIPAQELWDDMIEGAHENGEPGVIYLERVNKEHSFDVEENPNHRILATNPCVTGDTLISTENGLVEAEELYEQGVARDIVVDGRLSEETLKEASSVYKTGEKDVYKLTTEEGYELRMTTDHRVMTDDGWVEAGDLDAGDTVHIQNRKGSFGQHGTAAEGRVLGWMVGDGHLKTGEERAVLNFHDEDAEVSESFAADVNEVVRDPVGNADYEVGVNEIARGDDYRGAQAVEQRIRSTRLYEYAEEAGLVDQKHQVPEAVMRGSEEMARGYLRALFSADGGVQGNVEKGVSVRLTSISTDLLKQVQQLLLNFGIFSKIYEERHEAGLQELPDGKGGTAEYERQVDHDLVVSKDNLVRFAEEIGFLLDSKQDALDERLANYDRGPYSEGFKATVSAVESDGHEAVYDLTEPETSSFVANGLVVHNCGEQPLEEYEACNLGHINLSTLAAQDAPDWRVWSEAHADEYDSQEAAMSAFLQEAIDFEEFDERIDYGTRFLENVVTMSDFPVEKIEEKVRDMRKIGLGVMGLAQLYIQLGIRYGTEEGNEVARQLMTHINHASKQTSHELATERGTFNDWEESKYANPTEYRDWFEHYTGLDADEWEDGFPIRNHNTTTIAPTGTTSMIGNTTGGCEPIYNVAYYKNVSDDVQGDEMLVEFDDYFLRTLEENDVDVDAVKREAQAQMAENEFDGVDGLETVPDAIGELFVVTGDLSGKQHAAVQCACQQGVDSAISKTCNFPNDATAEEMEEVYRYIYDHGGKGVTVYRDGTRSKQVLTTRAKNTEFADESEAAETIVEQIGEVFGGIEAFLDNEDVQAAIDTEIADLLEASEQPQIDYSERSPRPDSLSGVTQRVETGYGKLYVTINEDENGRPFELFANIGHSGGYTNSFTEALAKVISTALRSGVDPEEIVDELQGTRSPKVAWDKGEQIQSIPDAIGTALRRYLDDDVDKGIPQQQSLDDVGTDTVTEPPSQTDGGAVDAGPTVDDVGPTGTETPDGQSSDRPDESTDAMQELIAAGESPECPDCGGMNLYYSEGCKTCESCGWSEC from the coding sequence ATGAGCAGCGACGGCGTCGCCGCCGACGAACTCGAACTGCCGATCAAACGCACCACGGGAGAGACGATGGAAGAACGGCTCACGGCCAACGCCTACCACAACATCCTCCCCGCCCGCTACCTCCGGAAGAACGCCGACGGCGAAGCGATCGAGGACCCCGAGGAGTTGTTCGACCGCGTCGCGCGCAACGTCGCGCTCGCGGAGGCGGTCTTCGAGGCCGAAAAGCAGGGCGTCGAGATCACCGTCACGCCCGATCAGCTGAAGCCCGACCACCCGCGGCGCGACGAGCTCGCCGAGGACGTCTTCGGCGCGGGCGTCACGGCCGACGACGAGGCGGAGACGACGCTCACCGCGCACAACGTCAACAAGTTCGCGTACGACACGATCGTCCCCGAGCTTCCCGAGAGCGTGCGCGACCACGTCGAAGCGACCGCAGACCGGTTCCGCGACGGGATGGAATCGCTCTCTTTCATGCCGAACTCGCCGACGCTGATGAACGCGGGCGACGAGCTACAGCAGCTCTCCGCGTGTTTCGTCGACTCGCCCGCAGACGACATCACGGACATCCATCAGACCGCAAAGGAGGCGGCTGAGGTGTTCCAGTCCGGCGGCGGCATGGGGTACGCGTTCTGGAAGCTGCGTCCGTACGGCGACTCCGTCGGTTCGACGGGCGGTATCGCCTCCGGCCCGATCACGTTCATGCGGACGTTCGACCAGATGTGCGAGACGATCGCACAGGGCGGCGCGCGCCGCGGCGCGCAGATGGGCGTCATGCGCGTCTCCCATCCCGACGTCATCCAGTTCATCCACTCGAAGAACAAGGACGTCTCGCTCGCGCACTCCCTGCGGCTCAACGACCCCGACGACTTCACGCACAACTCCTTCGCGGACGCCTTAGAGGAGGCCCGCGAACTCATCGACGAGGACGGCCGCGTCCCCGAACACCTCCGGAACGCCGTGGAGGGCCACCTCTCGAACTTCAACATCAGCGTCGGCGTCACCGACGACTTCATGGAGGCGCTGTACAACGACGAGGAGTTCACCTTCACCAATCCCCGCACGGAGGAGCCGCACATTGCGACCCCCGAGACGAAGGAGATTTACGACATGTTCGGCCTCGGCGAGTACGTCGAGGTCGGCGAGGAGCTGTCGATCCCCGCACAGGAGCTGTGGGACGACATGATCGAGGGCGCACACGAGAACGGCGAGCCCGGCGTCATCTACCTCGAACGGGTGAACAAGGAGCACTCGTTCGATGTCGAAGAAAATCCAAACCACAGAATTCTTGCAACAAACCCCTGTGTCACCGGCGACACGCTGATCAGCACCGAAAACGGCCTCGTCGAAGCCGAAGAACTCTACGAACAGGGCGTCGCTCGCGATATCGTCGTCGACGGCCGCCTCAGCGAAGAGACGCTCAAGGAAGCGAGTAGCGTCTACAAAACTGGCGAGAAGGACGTCTACAAGCTCACGACCGAAGAGGGGTACGAACTCCGGATGACCACCGACCACCGCGTCATGACCGACGATGGGTGGGTCGAAGCCGGTGACCTCGACGCGGGCGACACGGTTCACATCCAGAACCGGAAAGGATCGTTCGGTCAGCACGGAACGGCGGCGGAGGGCCGTGTACTCGGCTGGATGGTCGGCGACGGTCATCTCAAGACCGGAGAGGAGCGCGCCGTCCTCAACTTCCACGACGAGGACGCCGAGGTCTCGGAGTCGTTCGCGGCCGACGTGAATGAGGTCGTTCGCGACCCGGTCGGTAACGCGGACTACGAGGTCGGTGTCAACGAGATCGCCAGAGGTGACGACTACCGTGGCGCGCAGGCCGTCGAACAGCGTATCCGGTCGACTCGACTGTACGAGTACGCCGAGGAAGCCGGCTTGGTCGACCAGAAGCATCAGGTGCCCGAGGCAGTGATGCGCGGGAGCGAGGAGATGGCGCGCGGATACCTCCGTGCGCTGTTCTCCGCTGACGGCGGCGTTCAGGGGAACGTCGAGAAAGGCGTCTCCGTCCGGCTCACGAGTATCAGTACCGACTTGTTAAAACAGGTCCAGCAACTCCTGCTCAACTTCGGAATCTTCAGCAAGATCTACGAGGAGCGCCACGAGGCGGGACTTCAGGAGTTGCCCGACGGAAAGGGCGGAACCGCGGAATACGAGCGGCAGGTCGATCACGATCTCGTCGTCTCGAAGGACAATCTCGTCCGGTTCGCGGAGGAGATCGGATTCCTTCTCGACTCGAAACAGGATGCGCTTGACGAGCGTCTCGCAAACTACGATCGCGGACCGTACAGCGAGGGATTCAAAGCGACCGTTTCTGCGGTCGAGAGCGATGGACACGAAGCGGTCTACGACCTCACGGAGCCCGAAACGAGTTCGTTCGTCGCGAACGGCCTCGTGGTTCACAATTGCGGTGAGCAACCGTTGGAGGAGTACGAGGCCTGTAACCTCGGTCACATCAACCTCTCGACGCTCGCGGCGCAGGACGCGCCGGACTGGCGCGTCTGGTCCGAGGCGCACGCCGATGAGTACGACTCGCAGGAGGCGGCCATGTCTGCGTTCTTACAAGAAGCGATCGACTTCGAGGAGTTCGACGAGCGGATCGACTACGGCACCCGCTTCCTGGAGAACGTGGTCACGATGTCGGACTTCCCGGTCGAGAAGATCGAAGAGAAGGTCCGGGACATGCGGAAGATCGGACTGGGGGTCATGGGGCTCGCCCAGCTGTACATCCAGCTCGGGATCCGGTACGGCACCGAGGAGGGCAACGAGGTCGCCCGCCAGCTGATGACCCACATCAACCACGCGTCGAAACAGACCTCCCACGAGCTTGCGACGGAGCGCGGGACGTTCAACGACTGGGAGGAGTCGAAATACGCGAACCCCACCGAGTACCGCGACTGGTTCGAACACTACACCGGGCTCGACGCCGACGAGTGGGAAGACGGCTTCCCGATCCGCAACCACAACACGACGACGATCGCGCCCACGGGCACGACGTCGATGATCGGCAACACCACCGGCGGCTGCGAGCCTATCTACAACGTCGCCTACTACAAGAACGTCTCCGACGACGTGCAGGGGGACGAGATGCTCGTCGAGTTCGACGACTACTTCCTCCGGACGCTGGAGGAGAACGACGTCGACGTCGACGCGGTCAAACGAGAGGCGCAGGCGCAGATGGCCGAAAACGAGTTCGACGGTGTCGACGGGCTGGAAACGGTTCCGGACGCCATCGGCGAGCTGTTCGTCGTCACCGGCGATCTCTCGGGCAAGCAGCACGCGGCGGTTCAGTGCGCCTGTCAGCAGGGCGTCGACTCCGCCATCTCGAAGACGTGTAACTTCCCGAACGACGCCACAGCAGAGGAGATGGAAGAGGTGTACCGCTACATTTACGATCACGGCGGCAAGGGCGTTACCGTCTACCGAGACGGTACCCGCTCGAAGCAGGTGCTCACGACGCGCGCGAAGAACACGGAATTCGCAGACGAGAGCGAGGCGGCAGAGACGATCGTCGAGCAGATCGGCGAGGTGTTCGGCGGTATCGAGGCGTTCCTCGACAACGAGGACGTGCAGGCGGCGATCGACACGGAGATCGCGGACCTGCTCGAAGCCAGCGAGCAGCCGCAGATCGACTACAGCGAGCGCAGCCCGCGTCCCGACTCGCTGTCGGGCGTGACCCAGCGCGTCGAGACGGGCTACGGCAAACTGTACGTCACCATCAACGAGGACGAGAACGGTCGACCGTTTGAACTGTTCGCGAACATCGGCCACTCCGGCGGCTACACCAACTCCTTCACGGAGGCGCTTGCGAAGGTCATCTCGACGGCGCTCCGCTCGGGCGTCGACCCCGAGGAGATCGTCGACGAACTACAGGGCACCCGGAGCCCCAAGGTCGCGTGGGACAAAGGCGAGCAGATCCAGTCGATCCCCGACGCGATCGGCACCGCACTCCGGCGGTATCTCGACGACGACGTCGACAAGGGAATTCCCCAACAGCAGAGCCTCGACGACGTCGGGACCGACACCGTGACCGAGCCGCCGAGCCAGACGGACGGCGGCGCAGTCGACGCCGGCCCGACGGTCGACGATGTCGGACCGACGGGGACCGAGACCCCAGACGGACAGAGTTCCGACAGACCCGACGAGTCCACCGACGCGATGCAGGAGCTAATCGCCGCGGGCGAATCACCCGAATGTCCCGACTGTGGCGGCATGAACCTCTACTACTCCGAGGGCTGCAAGACGTGCGAGTCGTGCGGTTGGTCTGAGTGTTGA
- a CDS encoding ASCH domain-containing protein, which produces MSENDPADLLPNDRVKQAAVDGDVTQLHRGNRYGEAGDTFEVDGVTFELTEVTERTLGDMTDEDAKREGSPSLDAYKERMVSAHGGHFEWDDDADVVRHRFERAD; this is translated from the coding sequence ATGTCCGAGAACGACCCGGCCGACCTGCTGCCGAACGACCGCGTGAAACAGGCCGCCGTCGACGGCGACGTGACCCAGCTCCACCGCGGGAACCGGTACGGCGAGGCGGGCGACACATTCGAGGTTGACGGCGTGACCTTCGAGCTGACCGAGGTGACGGAGCGCACGCTCGGCGACATGACGGACGAAGACGCGAAACGGGAGGGGTCGCCGTCGCTCGACGCCTATAAGGAGCGGATGGTCAGCGCGCACGGCGGGCACTTCGAGTGGGACGATGACGCCGACGTGGTGCGCCACCGGTTCGAGCGCGCCGACTGA
- the pyrB gene encoding aspartate carbamoyltransferase, with protein MRQDHLITAKQLSRDDIEAVLDRARAVADDPTAYADRHAGRVLALCFFEPSTRTRMSFDSAAKRLGMNTIDMGDVDSSSVSKGESLADTVRVIEGYADALVLRHPSEGAATLAAEHVETPVVNAGDGAGQHPSQTLLDLHTIRENHGLDDLTVGIMGDLKYGRTVHSLAAALTEFDANQHFISPESLRLPRSVRFDLHETGAQIREHTDLDGVLEELDVLYVTRIQKERFPDENEYHRVAGEYRIDAQTLDDAAEDLSVMHPLPRVDEIAPEIDGTDHARYFEQAHNGIPVRMALLDTLIENAEAPESPEVDR; from the coding sequence ATGCGTCAGGACCACCTCATCACCGCGAAACAGCTCTCGCGGGATGACATCGAGGCGGTGCTCGACCGGGCCCGGGCGGTCGCCGACGACCCCACCGCCTACGCGGACCGGCACGCCGGACGCGTGCTCGCGCTCTGCTTTTTCGAGCCGAGCACGCGCACCCGAATGAGCTTCGACAGCGCGGCGAAGCGCCTCGGAATGAACACGATCGACATGGGTGACGTCGACTCTTCGTCCGTCTCGAAGGGCGAGTCGCTGGCGGACACCGTCCGCGTCATCGAGGGCTACGCGGACGCGCTGGTGCTCCGACACCCGAGCGAAGGCGCGGCCACGCTGGCAGCCGAACACGTCGAGACGCCCGTTGTCAACGCGGGCGACGGCGCGGGACAACATCCCTCACAGACCTTACTCGACCTCCACACGATCCGCGAGAACCACGGGCTCGACGACCTCACCGTCGGTATCATGGGCGACCTGAAGTACGGCCGCACGGTCCACTCGCTCGCGGCCGCGCTCACGGAGTTCGACGCGAATCAGCACTTCATCAGCCCCGAATCGCTCCGGCTCCCGCGCTCGGTCCGGTTCGACCTCCACGAGACCGGCGCGCAGATACGCGAGCACACGGACCTCGACGGGGTACTAGAGGAACTCGACGTGCTGTACGTCACCCGAATCCAGAAGGAGCGATTCCCCGACGAGAACGAGTACCACCGGGTCGCAGGCGAGTACCGGATCGACGCCCAGACGCTCGACGACGCCGCGGAGGACCTCTCCGTGATGCACCCGCTCCCGCGGGTCGACGAGATCGCGCCCGAGATCGACGGGACCGACCACGCCCGATACTTCGAGCAGGCGCACAACGGAATCCCGGTGCGGATGGCGCTTTTAGACACCCTGATCGAGAACGCGGAGGCCCCCGAGAGTCCGGAGGTGGACCGATGA
- the pyrI gene encoding aspartate carbamoyltransferase regulatory subunit → MSDHELRVSKIRNGTVIDHVEGGQALNVLAILGIDGSEGLGVSVVMNVPSDRLGRKDVVKVEDRELSQSEVDVLSLIAPEATINIIREFEVAEKNRVTRPDSVTGVLSCPNRNCITNAGEPVETRFDVVADGVRCDYCSTILRADIAEHIDV, encoded by the coding sequence ATGAGCGACCACGAGCTTCGCGTCTCGAAGATCCGCAACGGCACCGTCATCGACCACGTCGAGGGCGGGCAGGCGCTCAACGTGCTCGCCATCCTCGGTATCGACGGCTCCGAGGGGCTCGGCGTCTCGGTCGTGATGAACGTCCCCTCCGACCGGCTCGGGCGCAAGGATGTGGTGAAAGTCGAGGACCGGGAACTCTCCCAGTCGGAAGTCGACGTGCTCTCTCTCATCGCGCCCGAGGCGACGATCAACATCATCCGCGAGTTCGAGGTGGCAGAGAAAAACCGCGTCACCCGGCCCGACAGCGTGACCGGCGTGCTCTCGTGTCCGAACCGCAACTGCATCACCAACGCCGGCGAGCCCGTCGAGACCCGATTCGACGTCGTCGCCGACGGCGTCCGGTGTGACTACTGCTCGACTATCCTGCGGGCGGACATCGCCGAACACATCGACGTCTAG